One part of the uncultured Bacteroides sp. genome encodes these proteins:
- a CDS encoding mannose-1-phosphate guanylyltransferase, giving the protein MTNSNNYCVIMGGGIGSRFWPFSRKSLPKQFLDFFGTGRSLLQQTYDRFSKIIPAENIFIVTNDLYSSLVKEQLPQLSQDQILLEPTRRNTAPCIAWASYHIQAINPNANIIVAPSDHLILKEGEFLEAIEKGLKFAANSNNLLTLGIKPNRPETGYGYIQIDEQKDGDFHKVKTFTEKPELELAKVFLESGEFYWNSGLFIWNVNSILKAFNELLPELVAKLSVGNNIYATENEKAFIDENFPACPNISIDFGIMEKADNVYVLMGDFGWSDLGTWGSLYDLSSKDENDNVSLKCETLMYNCKNNIVVLPEGKLAVLQNMEDYLIAESDNVLLICKKDEEHAIRKFVNDAQIKMGEDYI; this is encoded by the coding sequence ATGACAAACAGCAATAATTATTGTGTAATCATGGGTGGAGGTATAGGAAGTCGTTTCTGGCCTTTCAGTCGTAAAAGTCTCCCCAAACAATTTCTTGATTTTTTTGGAACAGGACGTTCTCTACTACAACAGACTTATGATCGTTTCAGCAAAATTATACCTGCAGAAAACATATTTATTGTAACCAACGATTTATACTCTTCGTTGGTTAAAGAACAACTACCACAGTTATCACAAGATCAAATTTTACTAGAGCCAACTCGCAGAAATACAGCACCTTGCATTGCATGGGCGTCATATCATATTCAGGCTATAAATCCAAATGCGAATATAATAGTAGCTCCATCCGACCATCTGATTTTAAAAGAAGGTGAATTCCTGGAAGCTATAGAAAAAGGCTTGAAATTTGCAGCCAATTCTAACAACCTGCTTACATTGGGTATCAAACCTAACAGACCAGAAACTGGTTATGGCTACATTCAGATTGACGAGCAAAAAGACGGTGATTTTCATAAAGTAAAAACATTTACAGAAAAGCCTGAATTAGAGCTTGCTAAGGTTTTTTTGGAAAGTGGCGAATTCTACTGGAACTCAGGTCTATTTATCTGGAATGTGAATTCTATATTAAAAGCGTTCAATGAACTTTTACCCGAATTAGTAGCCAAACTATCAGTTGGCAATAACATTTATGCAACCGAGAATGAGAAAGCATTTATTGATGAGAATTTCCCGGCATGCCCTAATATTTCAATAGACTTTGGAATAATGGAGAAAGCAGACAATGTTTATGTTTTAATGGGTGATTTTGGATGGTCAGATCTTGGAACATGGGGATCACTCTATGACTTATCTTCAAAAGACGAAAACGATAATGTTTCTCTTAAATGTGAGACATTAATGTACAACTGCAAAAATAACATTGTTGTTTTACCAGAGGGGAAATTAGCAGTGCTTCAGAATATGGAAGATTATTTAATCGCAGAATCAGATAACGTATTGTTAATCTGCAAAAAAGATGAAGAACATGCTATACGTAAGTTTGTAAACGATGCCCAAATAAAGATGGGCGAAGATTATATTTAA
- a CDS encoding glycoside hydrolase family 88 protein, with translation MKRQITYLFTVLFFIACSVKINATVKLPAIFSDNMVLQQNTWINIWGTASANEKVVITTSWNFKRYVTTADATGKWELKMKTPRATKEQNITVKGENVIKINNVLIGEVWLCTGQSNMEFQVAKDKGWKTGMLNEEEEMKDADYPEIRLFQVQHQLSPEGPKDDCVGHWVVCNPTNLKEFSAVGFVFGRKLYKSLNIPVGLIQSTWGGTHAESWMKKEVMESKPLYADVLQDFALNNVKREKDYCKVPATLWNGMINPILPFTIKGNIWYQGESNSVRFEKYQEVLTDLINSWRKEWSQPEMPFYFVQIAPQYKQPAGIREAQLKTWLTVKNTGMVVITDAGDSTDIHPRNKRITGERLALWALAKTYGRNCAYSGPLYKSMKISGNKAILTFDYVEGGLTSKGDALKGFFIAGTDRRFYPAEAVIVNNKVEVSAPEVLDPVAVRYGWGFFFRANLFNEAGLPASPFRTDSFQEDTYARRFADSEMRRFPKAYMLDHGKKPFFGYAQGVGCCAMLKMWKQTGDKRYFNYVKEWADSLISDNGDIYLYDKSAYNVDFVNSGKVLFDIYKETGNKKYKLAMDVLIKQLKDQPRTLEGGYWHKLVYQHQIWLDGIYMASPFMAQYGAEFNQPEWIDEAVKQITLCHKHTYDPKTGLYYHAWDESKSQRWANPETGLSPNFWGRSIGWYFMAMVDALDFIPVGHEGREVIIKQIQGLADALPKYQDKDGLWYQVLDQPKREGNFPEASVTTQFMYAYAKAVNKGYLDKKYRAYAEKAFDGLKNKLIKENEDGTLTLTRCCQVGGLGGNPYRDGSFEYYIGEKMRDNDAKATGPYIMGCIELGH, from the coding sequence ATGAAAAGACAAATCACTTATTTATTTACTGTTTTATTTTTTATTGCATGTTCGGTTAAGATCAATGCAACGGTTAAGCTGCCTGCTATATTTTCCGATAATATGGTGTTGCAGCAAAATACATGGATTAATATCTGGGGTACAGCTTCTGCAAATGAGAAAGTAGTCATTACTACTTCATGGAATTTTAAAAGATATGTTACGACTGCTGATGCTACCGGAAAGTGGGAGCTAAAGATGAAAACTCCTAGAGCAACAAAAGAACAGAATATTACTGTAAAGGGTGAAAATGTGATCAAGATCAATAATGTATTGATTGGTGAGGTTTGGCTTTGTACAGGACAGTCGAATATGGAATTCCAGGTTGCTAAAGATAAAGGCTGGAAAACCGGAATGTTGAATGAAGAAGAAGAAATGAAGGATGCTGATTATCCAGAGATTCGACTATTTCAGGTACAGCATCAACTATCTCCTGAAGGACCAAAGGATGATTGTGTAGGACATTGGGTTGTATGTAATCCTACTAACCTTAAAGAGTTTTCTGCCGTAGGTTTTGTGTTTGGTCGCAAGCTTTATAAAAGTTTGAATATTCCTGTGGGTTTAATCCAGTCTACCTGGGGTGGAACTCATGCAGAGTCGTGGATGAAGAAAGAAGTGATGGAAAGCAAACCTCTTTATGCAGATGTTCTTCAGGATTTTGCTTTGAATAATGTAAAAAGAGAAAAAGATTATTGTAAAGTTCCGGCTACTTTGTGGAATGGTATGATTAATCCTATTCTTCCTTTCACAATAAAAGGAAATATTTGGTATCAGGGTGAATCAAACTCTGTACGTTTTGAAAAGTATCAGGAAGTTCTTACCGATTTAATTAACAGCTGGCGTAAGGAATGGTCGCAACCGGAAATGCCTTTCTACTTTGTGCAAATAGCTCCACAGTATAAACAACCTGCAGGAATTCGTGAAGCTCAGCTGAAAACCTGGCTAACAGTTAAGAATACCGGTATGGTTGTTATTACCGATGCGGGCGATTCTACAGATATTCATCCTCGTAATAAACGTATTACAGGTGAACGTCTTGCATTATGGGCATTGGCTAAAACTTATGGAAGGAATTGCGCATATTCAGGTCCGCTATATAAATCAATGAAGATCTCGGGTAATAAAGCTATCCTTACTTTTGATTATGTAGAAGGTGGACTGACATCAAAAGGTGACGCTTTAAAGGGTTTCTTTATTGCTGGAACCGACAGACGCTTCTATCCTGCGGAGGCTGTGATTGTTAATAATAAGGTTGAAGTTTCTGCGCCTGAAGTTCTTGATCCTGTTGCGGTACGCTACGGATGGGGATTTTTCTTCCGTGCTAACTTATTCAATGAAGCTGGTTTGCCTGCTTCTCCTTTCAGAACAGATTCTTTTCAGGAGGATACTTATGCCAGACGTTTTGCTGATTCTGAAATGAGACGTTTTCCTAAGGCATATATGCTAGATCATGGAAAGAAACCTTTCTTTGGCTATGCTCAAGGTGTGGGTTGCTGCGCAATGCTTAAAATGTGGAAACAGACTGGTGATAAACGTTATTTCAATTATGTAAAAGAATGGGCTGATAGTCTTATCAGTGATAATGGCGACATTTATCTGTATGACAAGTCTGCTTATAATGTTGATTTTGTGAATTCAGGTAAAGTGCTGTTTGATATATATAAGGAGACTGGCAATAAGAAGTATAAACTTGCCATGGATGTACTTATTAAGCAATTAAAAGATCAGCCAAGAACTTTGGAAGGTGGTTACTGGCATAAGTTGGTTTACCAACATCAAATATGGTTGGATGGTATTTATATGGCTTCTCCTTTTATGGCTCAGTATGGTGCTGAATTTAATCAACCCGAATGGATTGATGAAGCTGTTAAGCAAATCACTCTTTGCCATAAACATACTTATGATCCTAAAACAGGTCTTTATTATCATGCTTGGGATGAAAGCAAATCACAGCGTTGGGCTAATCCGGAAACCGGACTTTCTCCAAACTTCTGGGGAAGAAGTATCGGATGGTATTTCATGGCTATGGTTGATGCGCTTGATTTTATTCCGGTAGGACACGAAGGACGTGAAGTTATCATTAAACAAATACAAGGACTAGCTGATGCACTTCCTAAATATCAGGATAAAGATGGATTGTGGTATCAGGTTCTTGATCAGCCTAAACGCGAAGGTAACTTCCCAGAAGCATCTGTTACTACTCAGTTTATGTATGCGTATGCAAAAGCTGTAAATAAAGGATATCTTGATAAGAAATATCGTGCTTATGCAGAAAAAGCTTTTGATGGATTGAAAAATAAGCTGATAAAGGAAAATGAAGATGGAACACTTACGTTGACACGTTGTTGCCAGGTTGGCGGTTTAGGTGGAAATCCTTATCGTGATGGAAGCTTTGAATATTATATTGGAGAAAAAATGCGCGATAATGATGCTAAGGCTACAGGTCCTTATATAATGGGATGTATAGAATTGGGACATTAA
- a CDS encoding glycosyl hydrolase produces MMIKRILLVSCFSSFYIYCSAQQLGWPAVKTEAKPAARWWWLGSAVDEKNLTYNLQEYSHAGMGTMEITPIYGVKGNEARDLNFLSPEWMKMLRYTESEAKRLDMQMDMNTGTGWPFGGPEVSIEDAASKVLFEEYQLNGGERLSTNIQVSDEKQKSIATLYRLMAFSDNGQRKDITSKVDKQGKLNWIAPAGKWRLIAVFNGKTLQKVKRAAPGGEGYVMNHFSRKAVANYLNRFERAFASTKTPYPHNFFNDSYEVYNADWTPDLLEQFYKRRGYKLEEYLPEFLNQNRNEITARIISDYRETISELLQENFTSQWTNWAHSHGSMTRNQAHGSPGNLIDLYATVDVPECEGFGISNFGIKGLRKDSLTLKNFSDLSMLKYASSAAHISGKPYTSAETFTWLTEHFRTSLSQCKPDIDLMFVSGINHTYFHGTPYSPQDAKWPGWLFYASVNMSPTNTIWHDAPALFQYITRCQSFLQMGKPDNDFLVYLPVYDMWNDVNGRILQFDIHKMEKNAPKFIETVHKINQSGYDVDYISDNFIRNTKCVDGMLLTKGGVKYKAIIIPAVKKMPDDVLAHLISLAEQGAKIIFIENYPLDVPGFSKLEQRRSRFKNLLSLLPAAPDFKETTCKSLKKGTVITGSDYLKTLAATGVVNEDMKTINGLNCIRRSNESGYHYFIASLQPKDVEGWINLGVKAVSAVIYNPLNGESGKAKIRQANGRTQVYVQIKSGESIILKTFTNDDVQMADWQYIVPQAVGLTIDNNWKLHFVQSEPEIDVVYNIGKLCSWTELNEPKAKVNMGTGVYSVNFNLPTIAAEEWVLDLGDVRESARVKINGKDVATLWSVPFTAKVGKFLKPGENKIEVEVTNLPANRIADYDRRGIEWRNFKEINLVDINYKPTKYGNWEVVLSGLLGPVKLIPVNLINK; encoded by the coding sequence ATGATGATAAAAAGAATTTTATTAGTTAGTTGCTTTTCCTCATTTTATATCTATTGTTCTGCTCAGCAGTTAGGATGGCCTGCTGTAAAAACAGAAGCTAAACCTGCAGCACGCTGGTGGTGGCTTGGAAGCGCTGTAGATGAAAAGAATCTTACTTATAACTTGCAGGAATATTCTCATGCAGGCATGGGAACAATGGAGATTACTCCTATTTATGGAGTTAAGGGTAATGAAGCTCGTGATCTTAATTTTCTTTCTCCCGAATGGATGAAGATGTTACGTTATACAGAGTCTGAAGCAAAAAGACTGGATATGCAAATGGATATGAATACTGGTACGGGGTGGCCTTTTGGTGGACCTGAAGTTAGTATTGAAGATGCTGCAAGTAAGGTCCTGTTTGAAGAATACCAACTAAATGGAGGCGAACGTCTTAGTACAAATATTCAGGTTTCTGATGAAAAGCAGAAATCTATTGCTACTCTTTATCGTTTAATGGCTTTTTCTGATAATGGTCAACGCAAAGATATTACCTCAAAAGTAGATAAACAAGGCAAACTAAACTGGATTGCACCTGCCGGAAAATGGAGATTAATAGCAGTCTTTAATGGTAAAACTTTACAGAAAGTAAAGCGTGCGGCTCCTGGTGGCGAAGGATATGTTATGAATCATTTTTCACGCAAAGCTGTAGCTAACTATCTTAATCGTTTTGAAAGAGCATTTGCTTCTACAAAAACTCCTTATCCTCATAATTTCTTTAATGATTCTTACGAGGTATATAATGCAGACTGGACTCCGGATCTTCTCGAACAATTCTATAAACGTCGCGGATACAAGCTGGAGGAATATCTTCCGGAATTTCTGAATCAGAATCGCAACGAGATAACAGCCCGTATTATTTCCGATTATCGGGAAACAATATCTGAACTGCTTCAGGAAAACTTCACCAGTCAGTGGACTAACTGGGCTCATTCTCATGGAAGCATGACTCGTAATCAGGCTCACGGTTCACCCGGTAATCTTATTGATCTTTATGCAACTGTAGATGTTCCGGAATGTGAAGGTTTTGGTATTTCGAATTTTGGAATTAAAGGTTTAAGAAAGGATTCATTGACTTTGAAGAATTTCTCAGATCTCTCTATGTTGAAATATGCATCTTCTGCTGCTCACATTTCCGGGAAACCTTATACTTCTGCCGAAACATTTACCTGGCTTACTGAGCATTTCCGTACTTCATTGTCTCAATGTAAGCCTGATATTGATTTGATGTTTGTTTCGGGTATAAATCATACTTATTTTCATGGAACTCCTTATTCCCCACAAGATGCAAAGTGGCCGGGCTGGTTGTTCTATGCTTCAGTAAATATGTCGCCTACTAATACAATCTGGCATGATGCTCCTGCGCTTTTCCAGTATATTACTCGTTGCCAGTCTTTCTTGCAAATGGGTAAACCGGATAATGACTTCCTTGTTTATTTGCCGGTTTATGATATGTGGAACGATGTGAATGGTCGTATATTGCAGTTTGATATTCATAAAATGGAGAAAAATGCTCCAAAGTTTATTGAAACCGTTCATAAAATTAATCAAAGCGGATATGATGTAGATTATATCTCTGATAATTTTATCCGCAATACAAAGTGTGTTGATGGCATGCTACTTACAAAAGGTGGAGTTAAATATAAGGCAATTATTATTCCTGCAGTGAAAAAGATGCCGGATGATGTATTAGCTCACCTCATATCTCTTGCAGAGCAAGGTGCTAAAATTATTTTTATAGAGAATTATCCTCTGGATGTTCCTGGATTCTCTAAATTGGAACAGAGACGTTCTCGTTTTAAAAACTTATTGAGCCTGCTTCCTGCTGCTCCCGATTTCAAAGAAACAACATGTAAGTCATTGAAAAAAGGAACGGTTATTACCGGAAGCGACTATCTGAAAACATTGGCTGCGACAGGTGTAGTTAACGAAGATATGAAAACCATCAATGGTTTGAACTGTATCCGTCGTTCTAATGAATCGGGTTATCACTATTTTATAGCTTCTTTACAGCCAAAAGATGTTGAAGGCTGGATTAATCTTGGTGTAAAGGCGGTTTCGGCAGTTATTTATAACCCATTAAATGGTGAAAGTGGTAAAGCTAAAATCAGACAAGCAAATGGACGTACTCAGGTATATGTTCAAATTAAATCGGGTGAGTCTATTATCCTGAAAACATTCACAAATGATGATGTACAGATGGCCGATTGGCAATATATAGTACCGCAGGCTGTAGGGCTGACAATCGATAATAACTGGAAACTTCATTTTGTTCAAAGTGAGCCTGAAATAGATGTTGTTTACAATATTGGTAAGTTGTGCTCATGGACTGAGTTGAATGAGCCTAAGGCGAAGGTAAATATGGGAACTGGTGTTTATAGCGTAAATTTCAACCTTCCGACGATTGCTGCAGAAGAGTGGGTGCTTGATTTAGGTGATGTAAGAGAAAGTGCCCGCGTTAAAATCAATGGTAAAGACGTTGCAACACTTTGGTCGGTTCCTTTTACTGCTAAAGTTGGAAAGTTCCTGAAACCGGGTGAAAATAAGATTGAAGTAGAAGTAACTAATCTACCGGCAAATCGTATTGCTGATTATGACCGTCGTGGCATTGAATGGAGAAACTTTAAAGAAATAAACTTGGTTGATATTAACTATAAACCAACTAAATACGGTAATTGGGAAGTTGTACTTTCTGGCTTACTGGGACCGGTGAAGCTTATTCCGGTTAACTTGATTAATAAATAG
- a CDS encoding Fic family protein, whose amino-acid sequence MRNNIWKEIEILNQEFINLGISQSVDYEKYYLYSLITHSTAIEGSTLTEMETQLLFDEGITAKGKPLVHHLMNEDLKQAYEFAMAEAKPDIVIAPIFLQNLNAMLMRTTGSVHSTMAGSFDSSKGEYRLCEVTAGVGGRSYMNYLKVPVKMEEFCTTINSRLKSADSLKEQYNLSFNAHLNLVTIHPWVDGNGRTSRLLMNYLQFFYGLFPTKIFKEDRDDYILSLQQSQDEEHNTPFLDFMATQLKKSLSLEIERYNNSRKKGFHLMF is encoded by the coding sequence ATGAGAAACAATATTTGGAAAGAAATAGAAATCCTAAATCAAGAATTTATAAATCTTGGTATTAGTCAATCGGTAGACTATGAAAAGTACTATCTCTATTCGCTTATTACCCATTCTACTGCTATTGAAGGGTCTACTCTTACGGAAATGGAAACTCAGCTTCTTTTTGATGAAGGGATAACGGCTAAAGGTAAACCGTTGGTTCATCACTTGATGAATGAAGATTTAAAACAGGCCTATGAATTCGCGATGGCAGAAGCCAAGCCGGATATTGTTATTGCTCCAATATTCTTGCAGAATTTAAACGCAATGCTTATGCGGACCACTGGTAGTGTGCATAGTACAATGGCTGGTTCGTTTGATTCTTCAAAAGGTGAGTATCGTCTATGTGAGGTGACGGCCGGTGTTGGTGGGCGCTCTTATATGAACTACTTGAAGGTTCCTGTTAAGATGGAGGAATTTTGCACTACTATTAATAGTCGGTTGAAATCTGCGGATTCATTAAAAGAACAGTATAATTTAAGTTTTAATGCGCATCTTAATCTTGTTACAATTCATCCTTGGGTTGATGGTAATGGAAGAACTTCTCGTTTGTTAATGAATTATTTGCAGTTTTTTTATGGGCTTTTTCCTACTAAAATATTTAAGGAAGATAGAGATGATTATATTCTTTCTTTGCAGCAATCGCAGGATGAAGAACATAATACTCCTTTTCTTGACTTTATGGCTACACAGTTAAAAAAGTCTTTGTCTTTGGAAATTGAGAGATACAATAATTCACGTAAGAAAGGATTTCATTTAATGTTTTAA
- a CDS encoding DUF3795 domain-containing protein produces the protein MKQLIACCGLDCENCDARIATVENDNELREKTAQKWSSMNNAPEITAATINCMGCRVDGAKFAYCSDYCEIRKCVHEKGFNTCGDCKELDNCQIVGPVFEYTPSAKENLLS, from the coding sequence ATGAAACAATTGATTGCATGTTGCGGATTAGATTGCGAAAATTGCGACGCCCGCATAGCCACTGTCGAAAATGACAATGAGTTAAGAGAAAAAACCGCTCAGAAGTGGAGTTCAATGAACAATGCACCGGAAATTACAGCAGCAACCATAAATTGCATGGGTTGTCGAGTAGACGGAGCAAAATTTGCTTATTGCAGCGATTATTGCGAAATTCGCAAATGCGTACATGAGAAGGGATTTAATACCTGTGGCGACTGTAAAGAATTGGATAATTGCCAGATAGTTGGCCCTGTTTTTGAGTATACTCCCAGCGCTAAAGAAAATCTATTATCCTAG
- a CDS encoding RNA-binding protein, with product MGAAGNKKPKKAKDKSKVKSEYQLEQATAVVGGKHKK from the coding sequence ATGGGAGCTGCAGGAAACAAAAAGCCCAAAAAGGCAAAAGACAAGTCAAAAGTTAAATCTGAGTATCAATTGGAACAGGCTACTGCTGTTGTTGGCGGCAAGCATAAAAAATAA